The Dendropsophus ebraccatus isolate aDenEbr1 chromosome 3, aDenEbr1.pat, whole genome shotgun sequence genomic interval atagggaaaacgatgtagcagagctgagatgtccaggggtgaggggggctgCGGGCAGCCACCGGGTGAGCTTGGGGGGAGATACATGGTGCAGGTGAGCTTACTTTGGGGGGCGTCACACAGTTGGCTGCAGGCACAGGAGCGCTGCGGGCGGCCATCGGATGAGCGGGGGGTAATCGCACAGCCTGATGGAGATGCACAGTGCGGGTGAGCTCGGCGGTGGGTGGTGCAGAGTTTGCATCCACAGGAGCGCCGGGCGGCCATCAGGTGAGCTGGATGGGGTAGGAGTGAAGGGGTCGTGCACACAGTTTGCGGGGAGATGCATGATACGGGTGATCTCTGTGGGTGGTGCCGTTACACAGTCGTGGCTGCACTCATCGGAGGCTgcgggcggccaccgggagacgtgtggggggggggggctgcactcacaaaTGCAGCCAAcagatgaggggggcacagaCTCAAACAGCGCTGCGGGTGTGAAGGGAGGCACAGACTGTGGGTACGCTCCGGGTGGGGAGGTTACATAGAGCTGGTGAGTGCTTACCCCACCCATTGAAGAGATaagaggacacgtgatgccgtcttggagggtgcgggccaggagcagggagcgtgttgggttggactgagagctgatgattctatgcaaacaGTGGGGGTgagtgcatctagataacagcaaaactgtgcagaatccataataactttatattggaaagatggaaagctacgggtgggcaacgtattaatgcaaaataatttttcggggaatacccctttaaggttttattgatgggaaataagagaaatggtgttttctcctttgcagattattctaccaggagctcagggggacatcagatctcctcagaggatcatatcacacaagatacatatgaggagccgtccacttttccagatacaccctcagcccctcacagcaaagatctcgcatctcatcctgttatacaagtcccatcttttttatgttcagaatgtgggaaatgctttacttACAAATCAATGCTTGttaaccatcaaagaattcacacaggggagcagccattttcatgttcagaatgtgggaaatgttttaagcagaaatcaaatcttcttcgccatcaaagaattcacacaggggagaagccattttcatgtttagaatgtggaaaatgttttaactgtaaatcaaatcttgttaaccatgaaagaattcacacaggggacacgccattttcatgttcagaatgtgggaaatgttataagCATAAATCAAATCTTCTTAGCCATAGGAGAACTCACAAAGAAGAGAAcacattttcatgctcagaatgtggaaaatgttttaactccaaatcaaatcttgttgaccataaaagaattcacacaggggtgaagccatttttatgtttagaatgtgcaaaatgttttacttttaaatcaaatcttgttaaacatcaaagaattcacacagacaagaaggcattttcatgttcagaatgtgggaaatgttttacttataaatcaaatcttgttaaacatcaaagaattcacacagatgataaggcattttcatgttcagaatgtgggaaatgttttattcagaaatcaagtcttgttgaccatcaaagaactcacacaggggagaagcccttttcatgttcggaatgtgggaaatgttttaagcagaaatcagttcttgttatccatcaaagaattcacacaggggagaagccattttcatgttcagaatgtggaaaatgttttaagcAAAATTCAGTTCTTGTTtaccatcaaagaactcacacgggGGACacgccattttcatgttcagaatgtggaaaatgttttaagcAGAAATCAGTTCTTGTTtaccatcaaagaactcacacaggggagaagccattttcatgttcagaatgtggaaaatgttttactatgAAATCAAATCTTGTGAGCCATAGGAAAACTCACAAAGGAGAgaaggcattttcatgttcagaatgtgggaaatgttttattcataaatcaaatcttgttaaacatcaaataattcacacagacaagaagccattttcatgtttagattgtggaaaatgttttaatgtaaaatcaaatcttgttaaccataggagaactcacacaggggagaagccattttcatgttcagaatgtgggaaatgttttactcagaaatcaaggCTTGTTTCGCATCAAAAAATTCACTAACAGAAGGCATTTTCCTGTTcagtatgtgggaaatgttttactcaaataAAATCTTGtgaaacatcaaagaattcacatagAGGATAAGCCATTTTCCCGTTTAGATTGTAGGAAATGCTTTACtctgaaatcaaatcttgttaaatatcaaataattcacacagaagagaagccattttcatgttcagaatgtgggaagtgttttacttGTAAACAAACTTTGTAAACATTAAAGAACTTACATAAGAAAGTTGTCAGTTCCATATTCAGAATGTGGGGGCTGTTTTTCTCAGAAATGATGTACAGTGgttccttggtttaagagtaacttggtttaagagcgttttggcttaagagctcacagtttttcaaaattatgactttgtttaagagcattgctttggtttaagagctccctgtactgggtgggagcgcgagtggaggagggacatggtctgcatagcgtggtctacatccctgtactctgacccagaaagactCCCTTACCTTCcagatcatagcagatccacttcaggctagggcttacatcaggggacaggactgtggaggttatctccatagctgtaactcctctctccccagacagagagtgctgcatgtatgtgcccacatctgccctgctcattccttcatgctccctgcagtctctgtcagcccttgtgtttcccatcctctccattactgtacagtaacttataatatcacatattctgatgtttctgaatgtttttttatctattttacatgttattcagaataataaatcattatttttggggtgtgcaaccaGTTGTTTGagtatcaatgatttcttatgggaaaatttgctttggtttaagagtggatttggattacaagcatggtcccggaacgaattatgctcgtaatccaaggcaccactgtatttaaaaaaaacaatctaagaactcacacaggagagaagtaattttaatggtgcgttcacacctacaggatctgcagctgattttctgcagcagatttcatttaaataactgaacacagcatcaaatctgcagatcctgtaggtgtgaacgcaccctaaggctgggttcacactatgtatatttgaggctgtatttgtgaggctgtatagcaaccaaaaccaggagtggattgaaaacacagaaaggatctgttcacataatgttgtaattgagtggatggccatcatttaatggcaaatatttgctgttattttaaaacaacggctgtggtattgaaataatggccgttatttactgttatatggcggccatccactcaatttcaacattgtgtgaacagagcctttctgtgttttcaatccactcctggttttggttgctatgaggacctgacatgaggaccaaatacagcctcaaatatacatagtgtgaacccagcctaaagtagtAAATGCTGTCAAAGGAAATCCGaacttgttaaccccttaacgacatcggttgtaaatttacgcccccgcgccctggtacttagcgcaaatggacgtaaatttacgcccgatgtttccccgatcgctgtgtgcacacacagcgatcggggaagatggcctgctataatgtatagcaggccatctctgctcgtccaGCCCcctccccgtgccgacgatcgctgctatatgctgatcaatacagatcagccgatagcagctgaatacagctttccgggtcatcggtgacccggaaaccAATGGCTATTGGTGCTGTCctagacagcaccaatcgccataagtgtccccatgAAAGATGgagccggtgccacccccacgatcgcagTGATGGGACGGCCAGTACCGGCctgcccatcacggcgatcaaaatgttaaaaaccagtgtccccgggttctgcacccctaagctaggtagctgagaggtgcagaacaggtgtgtatagtgtagtgcacaatactcacctgatctgggcgtccggagcgacaaTTGGGTCCCCTGCGTCCTCTTCggctcacttccgggttcggtcggcaatttccggctcttcgggcttttctgTGGCCCCTATCTTTGCCAGTCTTCGTAagctactgccccctagcaggctgatcagtgaatatcattcactgatttgttgctttaggttaaaaaaaaaaaggagtgtttttttttcaattttttttttttcctttttatgcgccctaacgccgctgagtgctgatcagcattgcacgtatGTGTgccgctaatcagcaactcctcctttttggtgtaagGGCATTTTTCCCCCTATaacctaccgccactgtctgctgataagtaccgcacataagtgcagcatttatcagcagctcctttcttggcgtagggatattttttcttactgtcaaaaaaaacgtaaaaaaacactacattacaccacactacataaaataaagttttacactacacatttacataccccatatactagtccccgtataaagatggccgcatacgctattattgcctccgacactgaaacagccagtgaggatgaatggggggatcctttttcctccattcatcctcatcgtacgctgccccccagacacgtcttttccgccagtaccgtcccaataagagatgacagtatggcgtgaaattctacaaactctgtgagagtacctcagggtacacttacagatttagggtacgtgcacactgcggaatggcgaaggataaccctttgtgcattccgcagctggcacccaccggcggactgatgcaggcgtgtgtctccacccatgtcatagactccatgttatgcatgggtggattccatcgtccgtccaaagaatgaacacattggacggagagcggaatccgcttgtgcatagaatggagtctatgacacggacggagacgcgcgcccgcatcagtccgccggcgggtgccagctgtggaatacacaaagggttatccttctccattccgcagtgtgcacgtacccttagagtgtatgaagtaagggacacccaaatccagcccccagatgcccccccatcctcggagttagtggaaagattgtttgggaactgatcttcccactgctggataaaggtcaccaccacctgtacggggataacttttataccagcaccccctcttccggtccctcgctgcccgagctactgtagcttgccgcacaatccgaaaatatcagaagcagtaataaagccctaatatttagcagccatggagcggacccagcgcttctggatatgaaggaccccgtattgcaccaggacaacattttccaggtgacgtcccccacactggaaaacaggagaccccagaagaagtgcagagtgtggcgtaacaggggaatcaggaaggacgccattttccagtgtgacgcctgtcctgatcaccccggcctctgcatactggatcgtttcaaggcgcaccacacgtcattggggttctacattatctaaattctgtcccttattcctatttcaggggtcacgttggtccagggattattctgatcgccattatggagtcgggaaggaatttttcccctgtgatgaggctactgtcgtctgcctcacgagggttttttgccttcctctggatcaacacaggttgaatttgatggacacctgtcattttcaaccttataaactaataattggcctaatacccccaaataaattagaattgtcccttttccccagctaaatactGTAGGTATggcgccattcccattagagcaggcatgtccaaacttttttcgaagagtgccaaatttgatgaagtgaacatgtgcgagggccgaccattctacatgctatatgctttataacacaggcagataatagcaagctgtgaAATAGTCGCACATCAGATAATGGAATTATAGCAGAGTGAAAGGCAGTCAGGGGTTAATGAAGGGTATGACAGCTTGCTACCACAGATTCCTATATGCTCCCTTTATGTATGGTGAGTGTATAGCCCTGCTTTTCCTTGCCTACAGTAGCCAACTCCTCTTCAGAGACTACCACTACCTATGTATGGctgcagaacatttttttttcgaGGACCCTGCTGGTCTAACCCTTCTGGAAGAGTAGGGTGGCGTTGGAACTTTtagtatatattatttatataagttatatataactAAGCTGAGGTCATCAGCCTCCTTGACCTCTGAGGAGTTGTAAGAATCTCCAGCCCTAGAACTCACAACGTGCGAGATCTCCAGCTGGCCGGATCACCGTCAGTACTCAGTACTGAAATctcggaaagccgaaatctcgcgatgtccgagatgtCAGTACTCAGTACTCTAGCGCAcaaaaaaggaaagccgaaatctcggacatcgcaaGATTTCGGCTTTCTTTTTccgtgcactagagtggcgtggcgACGAGAGCGGCAGCGGCAAAGCCTCAAGGTATCTGCtgctgctggatacctggggggccgtaaaagttcggaacgcgggccgcaaatggcccgcgggccggactttggacatgcctgcattagaggatgccatgatgcaattacaaagcctctgtgcggccagaacagtagaaaccccccacaagtgaccccattctggaaactacaccccataaggaatctaacaaggggggcagcgaggatatggccccctggtgacggccacatttgtgccgtgtaattgaaaaaaattgtattttttattttcacagcacatgttctacatatatgccccaagaaaaaaagactgaagaaattggactgcacctcataaataatgtaaattgatagaaattttattatacataaatgccgggaacaaacaaaaatcataaaaacaattaaaaaataccaccaaaccaccAGCCCCAATACGGCCAGGTGGTACCTAGACCACTGAAAAATATATTTAGATGATGGCCATACTCTTCATCaaggaatgaataaataaataaatgaatatatagataaatatataaataaatatgtgaatAAATAACTGTATTGAAACAAATGAATATATAGAATAACCAGACGCGGTAATATCTCGAATCCCCTGTGCTAAAGCTCACTGAATCACAAAAATAAGTACATCATGACAATGCAAGTAATcagaaagtgcaagtgcaaacaaAGTGCAAAGAAGAGGGGGTAAGTGCAATACAACCACTTATGGCCATCTCTCAGTGGGTAGGAGAgaacatcccacgcgttccgtcacatggacttcctcagggatgaatGCTATTGTCCCCAATGCTACTATATATAGGCAGTATTATAAATCAATACATAGTAAACAGGTGTATGGCTTAAACAGTACTCACAGACATGTGTGGAGGACGCAGATCGGCGGACCCTGCATGgacccggcgccatcttgttccggtcacgtgatgaatcacatgacataaaaaaaaaaaaaaaattttaatataaataaaaataaaaatatttttcagtGGTCTAGGTACCACCTGGCCGTATTGGGGCTggtggtttggtggtattttttaattgtttttatgatttttgtttgttcccggcatttatgtataataaaatttctatcaatttacattatttatgaggtgcagtccaatttcttcagtctttttttcttgtgGCATATATGTATTCTTGGCTGTTGGGACTTGCACTCATCCTTTGATTAGTTCCCTGGTGCCAGTCCGTTTACTACACTACATatatgcccgtcaccagtggggtccatatgctcactgcaccccttaataataattatggggtgtagtttccagaattgggtcacttgtggggggtttctactgttctggccgcacagaggctttgtaattgcgacatggcctccatcctccattccagcctctaaatggcgctctgtccctttggtcactt includes:
- the LOC138786749 gene encoding oocyte zinc finger protein XlCOF6-like, whose amino-acid sequence is MDKVVKEEEEEETDHSSGEQYKGDIPMGKHLNSRNATDIWVKEEEEETYDSSDEQYKEDITTGNRPDYSTRSSGGHQISSEDHITQDTYEEPSTFPDTPSAPHSKDLASHPVIQVPSFLCSECGKCFTYKSMLVNHQRIHTGEQPFSCSECGKCFKQKSNLLRHQRIHTGEKPFSCLECGKCFNCKSNLVNHERIHTGDTPFSCSECGKCYKHKSNLLSHRRTHKEENTFSCSECGKCFNSKSNLVDHKRIHTGVKPFLCLECAKCFTFKSNLVKHQRIHTDKKAFSCSECGKCFTYKSNLVKHQRIHTDDKAFSCSECGKCFIQKSSLVDHQRTHTGEKPFSCSECGKCFKQKSVLVIHQRIHTGEKPFSCSECGKCFKQNSVLVYHQRTHTGDTPFSCSECGKCFKQKSVLVYHQRTHTGEKPFSCSECGKCFTMKSNLVSHRKTHKGEKAFSCSECGKCFIHKSNLVKHQIIHTDKKPFSCLDCGKCFNVKSNLVNHRRTHTGEKPFSCSECGKCFTQKSRLVSHQKIH